In Sphingopyxis sp. 113P3, one DNA window encodes the following:
- a CDS encoding primosomal protein N' yields the protein MTRARVLLLTAALGPLDYRVPEGSDVPLGSVVVAPLGPRRMGGVVWEDESFGAPEPVGDNRLRNLYEIVSVPPVPAPLRRLVEWTSDYYLAPPGSVLRMVLPGAAFADARRPIVEYRATGELPARMTPQRTVALEKIGTRQGLVRELAALADVSEAVIRGLVQAGALEAVSVSADAPYPEPDPGFGPPDLSAEQAAAAGQLRDAVAAAAFETLLLDGVTGSGKTEVYMEAIAAAVEAGKQALVLLPEIALTEPMLTRFAARFGCEPVAWHSGLRSTERRRAWHAISRGEAKIVVGARSALFLPYARLGLIVVDEAHETSFKQEDGVHYHARDVAVMRGHFEALPVILASATPALESLAQVEAGRYRHIILPARYGGATLPDLAAIDMRQDPPDRGNWLAPPLVEALADRLHKGEQSLLFLNRRGFAPLTLCRTCGHRIQCPNCTAWMVEHRLVHRLACHHCGHVMPPPRLCPECEDEDSLVACGPGVERVADEVALRFPEARTAIVTSDTLWSPAKAAEFVANVEGGLVDIIIGTQLVTKGYHFPNLTLVGVVDADLGLDGGDLRASERTFQQIAQVAGRAGRGVKPGEVLIQTRVPDAPVMAALVANDREGFYAAEAASRRQAGAPPYGRFAALVISSEDIDVARGVAQRLGQKAPVADGLAIYGPAPAPLAMLRGRHRFRLLLHAPRSFDLQGAIRDWVARIDWPAKARLAIDVDPYSFV from the coding sequence ATGACCCGCGCCCGCGTTCTCCTTCTCACCGCCGCCCTCGGGCCGCTTGACTATCGCGTCCCCGAAGGGAGCGATGTGCCGCTCGGCAGCGTCGTCGTCGCGCCGCTCGGGCCGCGGCGGATGGGAGGCGTGGTCTGGGAAGATGAAAGCTTCGGCGCGCCCGAACCGGTCGGCGACAATCGTCTGCGCAACCTCTACGAGATTGTGTCCGTCCCCCCGGTGCCCGCGCCCCTGCGGCGGCTCGTTGAATGGACGAGCGACTATTATCTCGCCCCGCCCGGGTCGGTCCTGCGCATGGTCTTGCCCGGCGCCGCCTTTGCCGACGCGCGGCGCCCGATCGTCGAGTATCGCGCGACCGGCGAGCTGCCTGCGCGCATGACGCCGCAGCGCACTGTTGCGCTCGAAAAGATCGGCACGCGGCAAGGGCTCGTGCGCGAACTCGCAGCGCTTGCCGACGTCAGCGAGGCCGTGATCCGCGGGCTGGTACAGGCGGGCGCGCTCGAAGCGGTTAGCGTGTCAGCCGACGCGCCCTATCCCGAGCCCGACCCCGGCTTTGGGCCGCCCGACCTTTCCGCCGAACAGGCCGCGGCTGCGGGCCAGCTTCGCGACGCCGTGGCCGCTGCGGCCTTCGAGACCCTGCTTCTCGATGGGGTCACCGGGTCTGGCAAGACCGAGGTCTATATGGAAGCGATCGCCGCCGCGGTCGAAGCGGGCAAGCAGGCGCTCGTCCTTCTCCCCGAGATTGCCCTGACCGAGCCGATGCTGACGCGATTTGCCGCGCGATTCGGCTGCGAGCCTGTCGCCTGGCACTCCGGACTGCGCTCGACCGAACGCCGCCGCGCGTGGCACGCCATATCTCGCGGCGAGGCGAAAATCGTGGTCGGGGCCCGCTCGGCACTCTTCCTTCCCTACGCCCGCCTCGGCCTGATCGTCGTCGACGAGGCGCATGAGACGAGCTTCAAGCAGGAGGATGGCGTTCATTATCATGCGCGCGACGTCGCCGTGATGCGCGGACATTTTGAGGCGCTGCCGGTGATCCTTGCGAGCGCCACCCCCGCGCTCGAGAGCCTCGCGCAGGTCGAGGCGGGGCGCTATCGCCACATCATCCTGCCCGCGCGCTACGGCGGCGCGACGCTGCCCGACCTTGCGGCCATCGACATGCGGCAAGACCCGCCCGACCGCGGCAACTGGCTCGCTCCGCCGCTCGTCGAGGCTCTCGCCGACCGGCTCCACAAGGGCGAACAAAGCCTCCTGTTTCTCAATCGCCGCGGCTTTGCGCCGCTCACACTTTGCCGGACCTGCGGGCACCGCATCCAGTGCCCGAACTGCACCGCCTGGATGGTCGAGCATCGCCTCGTTCACCGCCTCGCCTGCCACCACTGCGGACATGTGATGCCGCCCCCGCGGCTGTGTCCCGAGTGTGAGGACGAGGACAGTCTGGTCGCCTGCGGCCCCGGGGTCGAGCGCGTCGCCGACGAGGTGGCGCTGCGCTTTCCCGAGGCGCGCACCGCGATCGTCACGTCGGACACGCTCTGGTCGCCCGCCAAGGCTGCAGAGTTTGTGGCCAATGTCGAGGGCGGACTGGTCGACATCATCATCGGCACGCAGCTTGTCACCAAGGGCTATCATTTCCCCAATCTGACGCTCGTCGGGGTGGTCGATGCCGACCTGGGGCTCGACGGCGGCGACCTTCGCGCCTCCGAGCGAACCTTTCAGCAGATCGCGCAGGTCGCGGGGCGCGCTGGGCGCGGGGTCAAGCCCGGCGAGGTGCTGATCCAGACCCGCGTGCCCGACGCGCCCGTCATGGCAGCGCTCGTCGCCAACGATCGCGAAGGTTTCTATGCCGCCGAGGCAGCCTCCCGCCGGCAGGCAGGAGCGCCGCCCTATGGCCGTTTTGCTGCGCTCGTCATCTCTTCGGAAGATATCGATGTCGCGCGCGGCGTCGCGCAGCGTCTCGGGCAGAAAGCGCCGGTCGCCGACGGTCTCGCCATCTATGGCCCAGCCCCCGCCCCGCTCGCCATGCTCCGCGGGCGCCACCGCTTCCGCCTCCTGCTCCACGCCCCGCGCAGCTTCGACCTGCAAGGGGCGATCCGCGACTGGGTAGCGCGCATCGACTGGCCCGCAAAGGCGCGGCTGGCAATCGACGTCGACCCTTACAGCTTCGTTTGA
- a CDS encoding tetratricopeptide repeat protein, translating into MTGTAWMRGAARLLGAVAAMLAMLASPATRAEWWEATTSHFVVYSESSQRDAEKFAVLLERFDNALRTLQGMPVPGPEIGVANRVKVYRTGDTDNIAVFARAPGSGIAGFYIPRAGNPVAFVPARERIATSKGIEQGPRLDIKTVLLHEYTHHFMLSNFSTAYPQWYTEGVAELYSTIRFMDDGSFHVGDVPQARGAALDYLPDVPLTRLFDTKATLSGMQQYQSYTFGWLLSHYLNFAPERKGQLVAYLKALNGGEDSLTAAKRIFGDLEALQKEVRRYKRGPFLGYDVKPGDYVEPKVAIRRLTSAEEALIRHHMRSQRGVDRKEARDVAGDMGGKDALYSDSLPAQLWVGEAQIDARNWDAAEAAADRALKIDPESSAAHLLKAEVFMGRGKTDKKAYAEARPYYIKARHLDQLDPRPAIGYFMSFRQAGEPIPAPAITALEQVYPEASFDPQYRLLMTRQLLDDGKGDLARTVIAPIAFRGHEGEKENLPLEVVKAIDDGKLDDARAKMAQIFKKAEDEDEK; encoded by the coding sequence GTGACGGGGACAGCGTGGATGCGGGGAGCTGCGCGGCTTCTCGGCGCGGTGGCGGCGATGCTGGCGATGCTTGCGAGCCCGGCGACGCGAGCAGAATGGTGGGAAGCGACGACCTCCCACTTTGTCGTCTACTCAGAAAGCAGTCAGCGCGATGCCGAGAAGTTCGCGGTTCTGCTCGAACGCTTCGACAATGCGCTGCGCACCCTCCAGGGCATGCCGGTTCCCGGCCCCGAAATCGGCGTGGCAAACCGGGTGAAGGTGTACCGAACCGGTGACACCGACAATATTGCGGTCTTTGCCCGGGCGCCAGGATCGGGCATCGCTGGCTTCTATATCCCGCGCGCAGGCAATCCGGTTGCCTTCGTCCCCGCCCGCGAACGCATCGCGACGAGCAAGGGTATCGAACAGGGACCCCGCCTCGACATCAAGACGGTGCTGCTCCACGAATATACGCACCATTTCATGCTCTCGAATTTCAGCACCGCCTATCCGCAGTGGTACACGGAGGGCGTCGCCGAACTCTACAGCACGATCCGCTTCATGGACGACGGCAGCTTTCACGTCGGCGACGTCCCGCAGGCTCGCGGCGCCGCGCTCGACTATCTGCCCGACGTCCCGCTCACCCGTCTGTTCGACACCAAGGCGACGCTGAGCGGCATGCAGCAGTACCAGTCCTACACCTTCGGCTGGCTCCTCTCGCACTATCTGAACTTTGCGCCCGAGCGGAAGGGACAGCTTGTCGCTTATCTCAAGGCGCTCAACGGCGGCGAGGACAGCCTGACTGCCGCGAAGCGCATCTTCGGCGACCTTGAGGCGCTGCAAAAAGAGGTGCGCCGTTACAAGCGCGGCCCCTTCCTCGGCTATGATGTGAAGCCAGGCGATTACGTCGAACCCAAGGTGGCGATCCGCCGGCTGACCTCGGCCGAAGAAGCACTGATCCGTCATCATATGCGCTCGCAGCGCGGGGTCGACCGCAAGGAAGCGCGCGACGTCGCGGGCGACATGGGGGGCAAGGACGCGCTCTATTCCGACAGTCTGCCGGCGCAGCTCTGGGTCGGCGAGGCGCAGATCGACGCGCGCAACTGGGACGCTGCCGAGGCAGCGGCAGACCGGGCGCTCAAGATCGACCCTGAATCGTCGGCCGCTCATCTCCTCAAGGCCGAGGTCTTCATGGGCAGAGGCAAGACCGACAAGAAGGCTTATGCCGAGGCGCGGCCCTATTACATCAAGGCACGTCACCTTGACCAACTCGATCCGCGCCCGGCGATCGGCTATTTTATGTCGTTCCGCCAAGCCGGAGAGCCGATCCCCGCACCGGCCATCACGGCGCTCGAACAAGTCTATCCGGAGGCATCTTTCGATCCGCAATATCGCCTGCTCATGACCCGCCAACTCCTCGACGACGGTAAGGGCGACCTCGCGCGCACGGTCATCGCGCCGATCGCCTTTCGGGGTCATGAAGGTGAAAAAGAGAATTTGCCGCTCGAAGTGGTGAAGGCCATCGACGACGGAAAGCTCGATGACGCGCGGGCCAAGATGGCCCAGATCTTCAAGAAAGCGGAAGACGAGGACGAAAAGTAG
- a CDS encoding alpha/beta hydrolase-fold protein: MIRFVSRRALSLLAPVIALTLAAPGPAQADPAPLAVPVVTAWDLGSDAGGRLLVFAQRIEPGAKPQEKVDTSPFDPTGTAVAALEVRRLAPGAAALVGTEVDAFPTAWSKLPPGTYRLQAVLDRNHDYNYAGRGPGDLVSAVVETALPGPVPVLTLVTEIPERDFAARLASLPPETRAEVEVGLKSVEALDIPSKLMTDFSGRATSIKGWVALPPGYGEGQARYPTAYSDGGFGSTLDSAKMNAAGVAAAMAKGEMPPMIWVILDHHIATGTHEFADSANNGPWGAALTSEAIPALEAKYRMDARASGRFLNGHSSGGWSTLWLQVAYPQVFGGTWPTAPDASDIHDFTNIDIYAANANAYVGAKGKDFPLIRDKGKVIATLKQFAQLEAVLGAYGGQFASFDWVFSPRCPDGRPCPLFDRATGVIDPAVAAYWRENYDIAHIVERDWAQLQPDLDGKIHLIVGDADTFYLDGPARRLKAVLDRLGAKSSFRFVPGRTHFDLYTEGEDRMALLKTIAKEMYAVARPAGARAN; this comes from the coding sequence ATGATCCGCTTTGTCTCGCGCCGCGCGCTTTCGCTCCTTGCCCCCGTCATCGCCCTGACACTTGCCGCGCCGGGTCCTGCGCAAGCCGACCCTGCCCCCCTTGCGGTGCCTGTCGTGACAGCGTGGGATCTCGGCAGCGATGCAGGCGGCCGGCTGCTCGTCTTTGCGCAGCGGATCGAGCCCGGTGCCAAGCCGCAGGAAAAGGTCGATACCTCGCCTTTCGATCCGACTGGCACCGCGGTCGCCGCGCTCGAGGTCCGGCGACTGGCCCCTGGTGCGGCCGCCCTCGTCGGCACCGAAGTCGACGCCTTTCCCACCGCCTGGTCGAAGCTTCCGCCTGGAACCTACCGGTTGCAGGCGGTGCTAGACCGCAACCACGACTATAATTACGCGGGGCGCGGTCCCGGCGACCTTGTCTCGGCCGTGGTCGAGACGGCGCTTCCAGGCCCAGTTCCGGTGCTGACGCTTGTCACCGAAATCCCCGAGCGCGATTTTGCCGCACGGCTCGCATCATTGCCGCCCGAAACGCGCGCCGAGGTCGAGGTCGGATTGAAGAGCGTCGAGGCTCTCGACATTCCCTCGAAGCTGATGACCGATTTTTCGGGCCGTGCGACGTCGATCAAGGGCTGGGTTGCCCTTCCCCCCGGCTATGGGGAGGGACAGGCGCGCTATCCCACCGCCTATTCGGATGGCGGCTTCGGTAGCACCCTCGACAGCGCGAAAATGAACGCCGCGGGCGTCGCGGCGGCGATGGCGAAGGGTGAGATGCCCCCGATGATCTGGGTCATCCTCGACCATCATATTGCAACCGGCACGCATGAGTTCGCCGATTCTGCAAACAACGGCCCGTGGGGCGCCGCGCTGACGAGCGAGGCGATTCCTGCGCTCGAGGCGAAATACCGGATGGACGCGCGCGCGTCTGGCCGGTTCCTCAATGGCCATAGCTCGGGCGGCTGGTCGACGCTCTGGCTGCAGGTCGCCTATCCCCAGGTCTTCGGCGGCACCTGGCCGACCGCGCCTGACGCCAGCGACATCCACGACTTTACCAACATCGACATCTACGCCGCGAATGCCAACGCCTATGTCGGCGCTAAGGGCAAGGATTTTCCCCTGATCCGCGACAAGGGCAAGGTGATCGCGACGCTCAAGCAGTTTGCCCAGCTCGAAGCCGTGCTCGGCGCGTACGGCGGCCAGTTCGCAAGCTTTGACTGGGTTTTCTCGCCGCGCTGCCCCGACGGACGCCCCTGCCCGCTGTTCGACCGCGCGACCGGCGTGATCGATCCTGCCGTCGCGGCTTATTGGCGCGAGAATTATGACATCGCGCATATCGTCGAACGCGATTGGGCGCAGCTCCAGCCCGACCTCGACGGGAAAATCCACCTGATCGTGGGCGACGCCGACACCTTCTATCTCGACGGCCCCGCCCGCCGCCTCAAGGCCGTGCTCGACCGGCTCGGCGCGAAATCATCGTTCCGCTTCGTCCCAGGCCGCACCCATTTCGACCTCTATACCGAGGGCGAGGACCGGATGGCGCTTTTGAAGACTATCGCGAAGGAAATGTATGCAGTGGCACGGCCTGCGGGGGCAAGAGCGAATTGA
- a CDS encoding isocitrate lyase/PEP mutase family protein has protein sequence MTDSIAQFRALHVPGDPLILVNIWDAGSAKAVAAAGAKAIATGSFGVAGAQGRADGEDFPIEDVFENLARILSVTDLPVTIDMESGYGADPAAVGVSIGRARAAGAAGINMEDRLPGTNELLPLGEAAARYRAAADTGLFVNARCDMFRGADAAKEGEALIAATLERARAYADAGASGLFVPFLADAKCIGAICEGSPLPVNILRSKAGPTHKELAGLGVARISHGHQPWAAAMTWLAGQAEMVLGGGEPDY, from the coding sequence ATGACCGACAGCATTGCTCAATTCCGCGCGCTGCACGTGCCCGGCGACCCGCTGATTCTTGTCAACATCTGGGACGCGGGAAGCGCAAAGGCGGTTGCGGCCGCGGGCGCGAAAGCCATTGCGACCGGCAGCTTTGGCGTCGCGGGCGCGCAGGGGCGCGCGGACGGGGAGGACTTCCCGATCGAGGATGTGTTCGAGAATCTCGCGCGCATATTGTCGGTTACCGACCTGCCCGTCACCATCGACATGGAGTCGGGCTACGGCGCCGACCCGGCCGCGGTCGGCGTCTCGATCGGCCGTGCGCGCGCTGCGGGCGCGGCGGGGATCAACATGGAAGACCGGCTGCCTGGCACGAACGAGCTGCTCCCGCTCGGCGAGGCGGCCGCGCGCTACCGGGCGGCGGCCGATACCGGTCTGTTCGTCAATGCGCGCTGCGACATGTTCCGCGGGGCTGATGCGGCGAAGGAGGGGGAGGCGCTGATTGCCGCGACGCTCGAGCGCGCACGCGCCTATGCCGATGCCGGGGCGAGCGGTCTATTCGTCCCCTTCCTCGCCGATGCGAAGTGCATCGGCGCGATCTGCGAAGGCTCACCGCTTCCGGTGAACATCCTGCGCAGCAAGGCCGGCCCGACGCACAAGGAACTTGCCGGGCTCGGCGTTGCGCGGATCAGCCACGGGCATCAGCCCTGGGCGGCGGCAATGACATGGCTGGCCGGGCAGGCGGAAATGGTACTGGGCGGCGGCGAGCCGGATTATTGA
- the ada gene encoding bifunctional DNA-binding transcriptional regulator/O6-methylguanine-DNA methyltransferase Ada translates to MSFAAMTEDECWAAMRRRDKAYDGRFIVGVLTTGIYCRPSCGARQPLRANVRFFADGASARGAGLRPCKRCLPDDVGRDEAAVLAAIEAIKDSEEPLALADLAQRTGYSATHFQRVFTRQTGLSPAAYARALREERARAALSDTARVTDAIYDAGFSGPSRFYGQMEGRMGMTASAWVNGGKDTTIHWAVVPTSLGDMLVAATDKGVCRLSFAEGRDALEHRFPAATLVEGGAEFEALLKEVVDAVETPAQGFDHIPIDVKGTAFQEAVWRELRKIPAGETRSYAEIAAAVGKPGAVRAAGSANGANNVAVLIPCHRVVRSDGSLGGYAYGLEIKEELLRREVK, encoded by the coding sequence ATGAGCTTCGCCGCGATGACCGAGGACGAGTGCTGGGCCGCCATGCGGCGCCGGGACAAGGCCTATGACGGGCGCTTCATCGTCGGGGTCCTCACCACCGGCATCTATTGCCGGCCAAGCTGCGGCGCGCGTCAGCCCTTGCGGGCAAATGTCCGGTTCTTCGCCGACGGCGCCAGCGCGCGCGGCGCGGGGCTTCGCCCCTGCAAGCGCTGCCTGCCCGACGATGTCGGGCGGGACGAGGCAGCTGTGCTCGCAGCGATCGAAGCGATCAAGGACAGCGAGGAGCCGCTTGCGCTCGCCGATCTTGCGCAGCGCACCGGCTATTCGGCGACGCATTTCCAGCGTGTCTTTACCCGCCAGACAGGCCTGTCGCCCGCGGCCTACGCCCGGGCGCTGCGCGAGGAGCGCGCACGCGCGGCGCTCAGCGACACGGCTCGGGTGACCGACGCCATCTATGACGCGGGCTTTTCGGGTCCGTCGCGCTTTTACGGACAGATGGAAGGACGGATGGGAATGACGGCATCGGCCTGGGTGAACGGCGGCAAGGACACGACGATCCATTGGGCGGTCGTGCCGACGAGCCTTGGCGACATGCTCGTTGCTGCAACCGACAAGGGTGTGTGCCGCCTGTCGTTCGCCGAGGGGCGCGACGCGCTCGAGCACCGCTTTCCCGCGGCAACGCTGGTCGAGGGGGGCGCTGAATTCGAGGCGCTACTGAAAGAAGTCGTCGATGCGGTCGAAACCCCCGCGCAAGGCTTCGATCATATCCCCATCGACGTAAAGGGCACCGCCTTTCAGGAAGCGGTATGGCGCGAGCTTCGGAAGATCCCGGCGGGCGAGACGCGCAGCTATGCCGAGATCGCCGCGGCGGTCGGCAAGCCCGGTGCCGTGCGCGCGGCGGGGAGCGCCAATGGCGCGAACAATGTTGCAGTGCTCATCCCCTGTCACCGCGTCGTGCGCAGCGATGGGTCGCTAGGCGGCTACGCCTATGGGCTCGAAATCAAGGAAGAGCTTTTGAGAAGGGAAGTGAAATGA
- a CDS encoding DUF1203 domain-containing protein — translation MTYIITGLAPERFAPLFAMNGADLAARGARRVIADSDRGFPCRVSLEDARAGEALLLLHHVHHDVATPYRSAYAIYVRQGAAATRWRDAPPPVFEGRTLSLRAFDREGMLRTARLAPPGDADDAIRVLFADPATAYIDAHNAAYGCFAARIERDEP, via the coding sequence ATGACCTACATCATTACCGGTCTCGCCCCTGAACGCTTTGCACCGCTGTTCGCCATGAATGGCGCCGACCTTGCGGCACGCGGCGCGCGCCGGGTCATCGCGGACAGCGATCGAGGCTTTCCCTGCCGGGTCAGCCTCGAGGATGCCCGTGCGGGCGAGGCGCTGCTTCTGCTCCACCATGTCCACCACGATGTCGCAACGCCCTATCGCAGCGCCTATGCCATTTATGTGCGGCAGGGTGCGGCGGCGACGCGCTGGCGCGATGCGCCGCCGCCGGTCTTCGAAGGCCGAACGCTTTCGCTCCGCGCCTTCGACCGCGAGGGGATGCTGCGGACAGCGCGGCTCGCCCCGCCGGGCGATGCCGATGACGCAATCCGCGTCCTGTTCGCCGACCCCGCCACCGCCTATATCGATGCGCATAACGCCGCCTATGGCTGCTTCGCCGCGCGGATCGAAAGGGACGAGCCATGA